One part of the uncultured Bacteroides sp. genome encodes these proteins:
- a CDS encoding glycoside hydrolase family 88 protein, translating into MKKILVSILLLGLASVHTPAQTVPDQKETLKTTILVNDYFMKKYADCTTPTYVGKLRSSNLWTRAVYYEGLMELHKIYPREDYYDYAYTWASFHKWTPRYGNTTRNADDQCCGQTYIDLYNICPSPEKIKNIKITMDMLVNTPQNDDWSWIDAIQMGMPILAKLGNTYKEQKYFNKMWDMYSYSRNKHGVNGLYNAKEGLWWRDKDFVPPYKEPNGANCYWSRGNGWVYAALVRVMNEIPANETHRQDYMNDFLAMSKALKKCQREDGFWNASLLDPSNFGGKETSGTSLFVYGMAWGINNGYLNRAEYLPIVVKAWNAMVKDAVHPNGFLGYVQGTGKEPKDGQPVTYDHAPDFEDYGIGCFILAGTEVYKLK; encoded by the coding sequence ACCGGCTCAAACAGTTCCTGATCAGAAAGAAACTCTGAAAACAACAATTTTGGTGAACGATTATTTCATGAAGAAATATGCAGACTGTACCACCCCTACTTATGTTGGAAAATTAAGATCCAGTAACCTTTGGACTCGTGCTGTATATTATGAAGGACTAATGGAACTGCATAAAATATACCCACGCGAGGATTATTATGATTATGCATACACATGGGCATCTTTCCACAAATGGACTCCAAGATATGGAAATACAACCAGAAATGCCGACGACCAGTGCTGCGGACAAACTTATATTGATTTATATAACATTTGCCCTTCTCCTGAGAAAATTAAAAATATAAAGATAACAATGGACATGCTGGTTAATACTCCACAGAATGATGACTGGTCGTGGATTGATGCCATTCAGATGGGCATGCCTATTTTAGCTAAACTTGGCAATACGTATAAAGAACAGAAATATTTCAATAAGATGTGGGATATGTATTCGTATAGCCGCAACAAACATGGAGTAAACGGATTATATAATGCTAAAGAAGGCTTATGGTGGAGAGATAAAGACTTTGTTCCTCCTTACAAAGAGCCTAACGGAGCTAATTGTTACTGGTCAAGAGGTAATGGCTGGGTATATGCTGCGTTGGTACGTGTAATGAATGAAATTCCGGCTAACGAAACTCACCGACAGGATTATATGAACGACTTTTTAGCAATGAGTAAAGCTTTAAAGAAATGTCAGCGTGAAGATGGATTCTGGAATGCCAGTCTGCTCGATCCATCAAACTTTGGAGGAAAAGAAACTTCGGGAACATCGCTCTTTGTTTATGGAATGGCATGGGGTATTAATAATGGTTACCTGAATAGAGCCGAATATCTTCCTATAGTAGTAAAAGCCTGGAATGCAATGGTTAAAGATGCTGTTCATCCTAATGGTTTCCTTGGTTATGTTCAGGGAACAGGTAAAGAACCTAAAGACGGACAACCTGTAACTTACGATCATGCTCCCGATTTTGAAGATTACGGTATAGGTTGCTTTATTTTAGCAGGAACTGAAGTTTATAAACTTAAATAA